TACTTTGCGGAACCATTGCCATATAGGTGATAAAGCCTCCGCCACCACCGGTTTTTTGCACAATGCCTGGGCGGCCATTTTTCGGTGCCATATATACCCAACCCAGCCCTAAAGCGTCTGCTTTTCCTGGGACATCCATGCCAATCACTTTAGTGAGCTGCGCACGCTGATAAATTAGCGTCTGCATTCTGTCGGCCTGGGTATTGCGGCGATGGAAATCAGAACTCAGGAATTGCTGCATCCAGCGCATCATATCGTCTGGCGTGGAATAAACGCCACCGCTGCCAATGGCCGCAAGCGTGTTATCACACGGGCTGGCCCCTTTCTCCGCCACCATTAAGCGCTTGCATTGGTCAGGCGATGGGGTAAACGTTGTATCTTTCATACCTAACGGGCGCGTTATTTGTTCTTCAAACAGCGCCGGGTATGGTTTTCCTGCTGCTCGCGCCAGTGCATCAGCGAGCAAATCAAAAGCAAGGTTCGAATAAGAGGCAATACTTCCTGGTGCGCTTTTTAAACTCGCGTTGGCGAGCCAATTCCAGCGTTGGTCACGCGTAGGCCAGGTGAATACCGTTCTGTGGGCTGCACCGCCGGGTTGTTCACGCGGTAAGGCGCTGGTATGCGTTGCCAGATTGACCAGAGTGATGGGTTTACCGTTGTAAGTTGGAACGCGTGCACCGGCAGGCGCATATTTACTTAGCGGGTCATTGAGCTGAACTTTGCCCTGATCCAACATTTTTACCAGCATTTCACTGGTCATGAGCTTGGTCAGCGAGGCAATACGAATGACCGAATCAAGCTGAGGGCGCACATTACTGCCCGGCCGGGTTTCCCCAAAACTTCTGAAAACGCGTTGATTACCATCAATGACTACCATCGCCATACCCGTTGCACCACTGCCGTAATAAATATGATTGGCATAACGGTCAGCTATCTCAGAAGCAAAAACGGGATCGGGAGAGGTTTGTGCAAAGCTTAAAATTGGCAGCGCAGCAATAACAAGCGCAGCAAGGCGCGGGAGACGAATTTTCAACGCGGGTAACCCATAAACGAAGTGGAGCGATATTGATCGTATTTATACTACTCTACGGCACTTCGCAAACGGGGAAAATGAGGAATGTGATGAGAAAAAGCGTAACGCGGCGTTTCAAGGAGATTTTTGTTCAGTAATGCACCACAGTTTGTTGCTGTGGTGCATCCGGAATTAATTCGTTTTTTGTACGTCTTTTTGTGTCACCTCGTCTGAGGTACCACCTTGTTTCAACATTTTGTCGTCGCTTTTATGCTCTTTGCGCAGCTCCTGCCCTGATTCACAGCCTTCTTTTTTAACATCAGTCCCGGCTGCTCGGCAGTCATCAATGATGTGATCAGGATTATTGAGCTGTTCTTTTTCCGCCTGCATACCCGATGTGCTGCTGGCTGGATTTTCGGCAAACGCACCGGTGCTTGCGAAGAGCAGCGTGCTGGAAAGTAAGGCTAGAGTCAGTTTTTTCATTATGTAGGTTCCTGAAGAGTGTAGGGAAATCCCACTAAGTATTAGTGCAAAAATCCTTTTCTGACAGGTTTGTAAGGCTAAAATTTATTCAGTCAACATTAGCGTTATTTTGAGCATCTTGATTGATTCTGGAGTGCTCACGAAGGGGGAGGGTGAATGCTCTGGAAAAGCCAAAATCAGATTTAAATTGTCTGTTTTTTGAGCGCTAAAGTGCGTATAAAGGTTGTTGCTGACTCAATTAAGCAAAATACGCAAAAAAACTGACATCATCTATACATGGCTTGATCAGAAAGTGCGTATCATCAGCATAA
This genomic window from Buttiauxella gaviniae contains:
- the ampH gene encoding D-alanyl-D-alanine-carboxypeptidase/endopeptidase AmpH → MRLPRLAALVIAALPILSFAQTSPDPVFASEIADRYANHIYYGSGATGMAMVVIDGNQRVFRSFGETRPGSNVRPQLDSVIRIASLTKLMTSEMLVKMLDQGKVQLNDPLSKYAPAGARVPTYNGKPITLVNLATHTSALPREQPGGAAHRTVFTWPTRDQRWNWLANASLKSAPGSIASYSNLAFDLLADALARAAGKPYPALFEEQITRPLGMKDTTFTPSPDQCKRLMVAEKGASPCDNTLAAIGSGGVYSTPDDMMRWMQQFLSSDFHRRNTQADRMQTLIYQRAQLTKVIGMDVPGKADALGLGWVYMAPKNGRPGIVQKTGGGGGFITYMAMVPQSNVGVFVVVTRSPLTRFVNMSDGVNDLVSELSGFTSKASPAS